GTTGACGCTAATAGGTAGCGAAAAGCCTTAGAAATTACAGTTAAATAGTCGCGAAATCACATTAAATGAATGCAAAGAATCAACCCGAACAAATTAAAGAAGTGATTTGTTGGTCTGGTTTTTGCAATTTTGCACTGAAATCAAATTTCAGAAGTTAACACGAAACAAAAATAGACAATGATTGAATTTTGGCTGATCAGACATGGAGAGACCGTTGAGAACGCAGCAGGCATTTGCCAGGGACAAACCCCGGGAACCCTCAACGAGGATGGGATAGCACAGGCCAAAGCTTTAGGCGAGTACCTGAAAGAGGAAGAATTCGACTTCTACTATTCAAGCGATTTGCTTCGCACCATGAAGACAACGCAAGAAGTCACTAAATATCATCCCGAAAAGGAAATCATCCCGGAGCCACTTTTGCGCGAACGCTATTTGGCTGCCTGGCAAGGAAAACCTTTCCCGAAAAACTGGAAAGAACTGGATCTGCCCGAAGGCGCTGAAACAGCGGAGGATTTGATTGCCCGGGCCGAAGCATTCATCCAGCTAATTAAAGAAAAACACGACGGCAAAAAAGTTTTTGCCATGAGTCACGGAGGATTGATTCGTGCATTTTGGACCGTACTTCACGGCTTCGATCACGACTCGTATTACCACTGGGATGCGCCCAAAAATACCAGCATCAGCCGTTTTGAATTGAACGACGACGGTTCGGTGAAAGTAGTCGCCCGCAACCTGGCCGAGCATTTGGAAACTGTTCAACTGGAAGTGAAAGACAAAAGCCAAAACGGCTGGCAACTTTAAAAGATATTTTCAAATGAATTGTACAGAGGGTTTCACTCCAAGTGAAGCCCTCTGTCTTTTTAACATCGCCCACAAAAAAAGAGGCTGTCCAAAAAGTCGATACGAAGAAATTCAGACTTACAAATTGAAAGCTCTAGCTGATTTACCCCTCCAAACCTCCCCTAAAGGGGCGGCTTAAAGTCCCCTTCAGGGGATTTAGGGGTTATGTAGCCTGAACGGACTTACAATTTGATAGCTTTGAAAAAACTATTCAGACTTTTGGGACAGCCTCCTCAATTATTTTCAGTCACTTTTGTAATTCTGCAAGCGCTCCCGATACCTATTTGTCAACCATAAACGATTCAAACCATTTCAACCCTTAAACCCGCACCTCATGAAGCATTTGAATTACCTGATGACTTTTGTGTTGATTGTCTGCGCTGCGACCGGAATGGCGCAAAGCACCGAAGGATTTGACCAACACAAAGCGTTTAGTCCGAACCTGATGACTGCACCGGAATCGCCTTACCGGAGTGCCAGCGGAATTCCCGCAGCCAATTACTGGCAAAACAAGGCCGATTACCAAATTCAAGCAGAGCTGGACACGGTTGCCAACGCCATTACAGCCAAAGTGACGTTGACTTACACAAACAATAGCCCGGACGACCTGTCGTATCTGTGGCTCGAACTGGGCCAAAACCTGTTTCAGCAAGGTTCAATCGGAAGCTTCAGTCAAGGCGCTAAAACCGATGCCGGTGGTTTTCAATTTCAATCGGTGAAAATCGCAGACAAGAATGCCGACTACAATATCAACGACACCCGGATGCAAATCCGGTTGACTCAGCCAATCGCGGCCAAAGGCGGCAATGTTCAGGTCGTTTTTAACTACAGCTTTAAAATCAGCCCGACTCAATTCAGAACCGGTCTGGTGGAAACCCAAAACGGTAAGATTTACGACGTGGCGCAATGGTACCCGCGCATGTGCGTTTACGACGACATTCGCGGCTGGAACACGCTGCCCTACCAAGGCTCGGGTGAATTCTACTGCGAGTACGGCAACTTTCAATATGAAATCACTTTGCCGGCTGACCTGATTGTTGTTGGGTCGGGTGAAATGACCAACCCGGAAGAAGTGCTGACCCGCAAACAGCTTTCGCGCTTGAAGAAAGCTGCAGCCAGTGACGAAACACAGTTTATCATTACTCCGGAGGAAGTTGGCACCAAAGCAGCACGCCCCCAAAGTGAAGGCACAATGACCTGGAAATTCAGCATGACCAACAGCCGCGATGTGGCCTGGGCTGCATCGAAAGCCTACGTTTGGGACGCTGCCAAGGTAAACCTGCCGGAAGGAAAAACAGCGCTGGCCATGTCGGTTTACCCTGTTGAGAGCGTTGGCGATTCGGCCTGGACCCGCTCCACCGAATACCTGAAACATTCCATCGAGCATTTCTCTGCACGTTGGTTCCCCTACCCTTACCCGGTTGCCATTAACATTGCCGGCCCGGTGGGAGGCATGGAATACCCCGGCTTGTGCTTTTGCAGCTGGAAATTCAGCACGCCAAAGGTGACTTATTTTGTAACGGCTCACGAAATCGGGCACAACTGGTTCCCGATGATTGTCGGTTCCAACGAACGCCGCTACGCCTTTATCGACGAAGGTTTCAACACGTTCATCGACATTTATGCCCAAGAGGATTTTAACAACGGAGAGTTCGCCCCGAAACGCGACGGCGAGTATGACCCCGAAGCCAAAAATCCATCACGCGACCTGGTGCCATATATGACCAGCCCTGAGGCCGAAGCCATAATTAACCTGGCGGACGTTCTTCAGCAAAAATACGGACATACGCTCAGCTATTACAAGTCGGCGCATGGCTTGGTGATGGCCCGCGAGTACATCCTTGGCGCCGATCGTTTTGACTACGCTTTCCGCGAGTTCATCCGCCATTGGGCCTTTAAACACCCGGCACCAAACGACTTTTTCCGCGCGATGAATAACGCCACAGGTGAAGATCTGAACTGGTACTGGAACGCATGGTACTACCAAACATGGACGCTCGACCAAGCTGTGACTGCCGTTAGCTATGTGGAAAATGAACCCACGAAAGGATCG
This genomic stretch from Mangrovibacterium diazotrophicum harbors:
- a CDS encoding M1 family metallopeptidase, coding for MKHLNYLMTFVLIVCAATGMAQSTEGFDQHKAFSPNLMTAPESPYRSASGIPAANYWQNKADYQIQAELDTVANAITAKVTLTYTNNSPDDLSYLWLELGQNLFQQGSIGSFSQGAKTDAGGFQFQSVKIADKNADYNINDTRMQIRLTQPIAAKGGNVQVVFNYSFKISPTQFRTGLVETQNGKIYDVAQWYPRMCVYDDIRGWNTLPYQGSGEFYCEYGNFQYEITLPADLIVVGSGEMTNPEEVLTRKQLSRLKKAAASDETQFIITPEEVGTKAARPQSEGTMTWKFSMTNSRDVAWAASKAYVWDAAKVNLPEGKTALAMSVYPVESVGDSAWTRSTEYLKHSIEHFSARWFPYPYPVAINIAGPVGGMEYPGLCFCSWKFSTPKVTYFVTAHEIGHNWFPMIVGSNERRYAFIDEGFNTFIDIYAQEDFNNGEFAPKRDGEYDPEAKNPSRDLVPYMTSPEAEAIINLADVLQQKYGHTLSYYKSAHGLVMAREYILGADRFDYAFREFIRHWAFKHPAPNDFFRAMNNATGEDLNWYWNAWYYQTWTLDQAVTAVSYVENEPTKGSQITLENLQQMVMPVKLKIKEENGKETIVKLPVEIWQRGGKYTYNFASTSRIISVDVDPEMELPDVDDSNNHWKAADHSISRK
- a CDS encoding histidine phosphatase family protein, giving the protein MIEFWLIRHGETVENAAGICQGQTPGTLNEDGIAQAKALGEYLKEEEFDFYYSSDLLRTMKTTQEVTKYHPEKEIIPEPLLRERYLAAWQGKPFPKNWKELDLPEGAETAEDLIARAEAFIQLIKEKHDGKKVFAMSHGGLIRAFWTVLHGFDHDSYYHWDAPKNTSISRFELNDDGSVKVVARNLAEHLETVQLEVKDKSQNGWQL